The following DNA comes from Streptomyces sp. Ag109_O5-10.
CGGTGAGCCTGCTGCTGGCCGGCTCGCTCGCCCTGCTGCCGTCCACGACGGCCTACGCGGACAGCATCCGCGCCCAGCAGTGGGGGCTGTCCGCCCTGCACCTCGACGAGGCCTGGCGGACCACCAAGGGCAGGGGCGTCACCGTCGCCGTCCTGGACACCGGCGTCGAGGCCGACCACCCGGACCTCGCCGGCAACGTCCTGGCCGCCAAGGACATGATCGGCTTCGGCGCCGGGCCGGGTGACCGCGACTGGGCCCGGCACGGCACCGCCATGGCCGGGATCATCGCCGGTCACGGCCATGGTGTCGGCAACGGCGACGGCGTGATGGGGGTCGCGCCCGAGGCGAAGATCCTCCCCGTCCGGGTCATCCTCGAAGACGGCGACAGCGCCCGCGCCAAGGCCCGCTCCACCCGGGGCGACGCCCTGGCCGAGGGCATCCGCTGGGCCGCCGACCACGGCGCGGACGTCATCAACCTCTCCCTCGGCGACGACTCCGACTCCGCGCATCCCGAGCCCAGCGAGGACGAGGCCATCCAGTACGCCCTGAAGAAGGACGTCGTGGTCGTCGCCTCGGCCGGCAACGGCGGCGACAAGGGCGACCACATCTCCTACCCGGCCGCCTACCCGGGCGTCATCGCCGCCACTGCGGTGGACAAGTTCGGCACCCGTGCCGGCTTCTCCACCCGCCGCTGGTACGCCACGGTCAGCGCGCCCGGCGTCGACATCGTCATCGCCGACCCGGACCACAAGTACTACGAGGGCTGGGGGACGAGCGCCGCGTCCGCCTTCGTCTCCGGTGCCGTCGCCCTGATCAAGGCCGCCCACCCCGGGCTCACCCCGGCCCAGATCAAGAAACTGCTGGAGAACACCGCCCGCGACGCCCCGGCCGGCGGCCGCGACGACTCCCGTGGCTTCGGCATGATCGACCCGGCGGCCGCCATCAAGTCCGCGTCCGGACTCAAGACACAGAGCCTGACCTCGGCCTCGTACAGCAAGAAGTACTTCGGCTCCGGACCGGACCCGGAGCAGAGCAGCACCGGCGCGACGGACTGGGCAGCACCGCTGGCCGGCGGTTCGGGCGGCGTTCTGCTGGTGGCGGCGGTGGCCTTGTGGAGAGGCCGCAGAAGAACCCCCTGAGGGCAACGCGCCCCAAAGGGGCGCTGGGGGTACCCCGGCCGAAGGCTGGGGGAGGAACCGTGCGACCAGCCCCCACGCACCCGCACCCGCCCGCGCGTCCCCGCACCCCCCTACTGCGAAGCCGAAGCAGGGGCCGACTCAGAAGATTCAGAAGACTGCGTGGACTCCGTGAACGACCCCACCGCCGCCTTCGCCGCCGCCTCCACCAAGGAGACACCCCCGGCCTGGCTCACGGTCCCCTTCGACAGCACGGCCACCAGATATTCGGTCCCGCCCACCGTCACCCGCCCGATGCTGTTGACGTCCCACAACCCGGTCGTGCTCCGCGCCAGCCACCCGTTCTTCAGCGCGTACCGCGAACCGTCGGCGGCGGCCGAGACCCCCCACCGCTGGTCCGGCTCGACCGTCTTCATCAGCCCCTGGATGTACGCCCGCGAGGCCTCGCTCAGCTTCGAGTCGTCCCCGAACACCTGCTGGAGCAGGGTGAGCTGATCGGCCGCGGTGGTCTGTGTCAGCCCCCACAGCGCTCCGTCGCCACCCTCGGTCGACGTCAGCCCGAACCGCTTGTTCGCGGCGTCCAGCCCCGCCGCCTTCCCGATGACCTCCCACAGCCGGGACGCCGACGTGTTGTCGCTGTTCTCGATCATCTTCGTGGCGTACGCCTTCTCCGTCGCCGTCAGATGCCGGCCCGCGTCCTGCGCCTGCAGCAGCAGCGTCGCCAGGATGTCGACCTTGACGATGCTCGCGGTGTCGAAGGCCGAGTCGCCGTGGACCGCGCTGTCGCCGGAGTCCAGGTCGAGGACGGCCGCCGAGACCTCCGCCCCGGACGGCACGGTCACCTTCCCCAGCGCCGAACTCAGCACCGCGTCCCGGTCCACGGCCGGCCGCGCCACGGGTTCCACCGATGCCTCCCCACTCGCCGGGGCCGAGGAGGACGGCGCCGGCGACGCCGCCGAGGATACGGTGTTGTCGCCGGCGTGCGCCTTCACGTACACGGTGCCCGCCGCGGTGGCCCCGACGACCGCGACCGTGGCGAGGGAGACGTAGAGAAGGCCCCGGCGCGGGGGCCGGGCGCGGCGGCGGGCCCGACGGGATCCTGAGGTGGCTCTGGGGGACTCCATGCCCGCGATGCTCGGGCCGGGGACTGTGCGCGCCGTTTGTCGGACGTTAGAAGCAGGTCAGGGAAATCTGAGATTCCCGTGAAAGTCGTGTCGGGGCGGTTTCGGGGGCCGCACAACCGCAGCAGCATCCCCCCGATAGGGTCGGGGACCGTGGCGAACAAGAACATTCCCGACTCCGGCTACTCCGACGACGACGGCTCGGCCGACCCCCGGCTGGCGGCCGCGCTGGCCGCCTGGGCCGCGGACCGCGGCGCCGTCGGACCGGTGCTGGAAGCGCTGAAGGGCGCCCGGCTCCTGGTCCCGGTGGTCGCCGTCCTCGGCGAGGCCGAAGAGGACGAGAACGGGCTGCGCCGCGACAAGACCAGTGACATGGCCGTCCCCACCCTGAAGGCGGGGCACCGCACCGCGCTGCCGGCCTTCACCTCCACCGAGGCGCTGGCCCGCTGGGACCCGGCGGCCCGGCCTGTCGCCGTACCCCTGCACCAGGCGCTCCAGGCCGCCGCCCACGAGAAGGCCGACACGGTGGTGCTCGACCTGTCGGGGCCGGTGCCGTTCGAGCTGAGCGGTGCCGCGCTGCTCGCCCTCGCCGAGGGGCGTACCACCACCGACCCGCTCGCCGACCCGGCCGTGGTCAGGGCCGTCCGGGCCGCGGTGGCCGCCGAGCCCGCCGTGCTCCGGGCCCACCTCGGGCCCGGGACCGCCGACGGGACACTGGCGCTGGTCCTCGACCAGGCCGCGGCGCCGCCCGCCGAGGCCGCCCGGGCCGTCGCCGAGCGGCTCGCCGCCGACGAGACACTGCGGGCCCGCCTGGTGCGCGGCCTCGACCTGGCACTGCTGCCGGCCGGGACCACGCCTCCGGGCGAGCCCTTGTACGTCAGAGACTGACCGGGGGCTAGCCGTAGACCGGGCCGGTGTACTTCTCGCCGGGGCCCTGGCCGGGCTCGTCGGGGACGATCGAGGCCTCGCGGAAGGCCAGCTGGAGCGACTTCAGGCCGTCCCGCAGCGGGGCCGCGTGGAAGGAGCTGATCTCGGTCGTGGACGCGTCGAGCAGTCCGGCGAGGGCGGTGACCAGCTTGCGGGCCTCGTCCAGGTCCTTGTACTTGTCCCCCTCCTCGGTCAGACCGAGCTTCACGGCCGCGGCGCTCATCAGGTTGACGGCGACCGTCACGATCACCTCGACCGCGGGGACCTCGGCGATGTCGCGGGTCATCTCGTCGAAGTCGGGCTGCCCGGCGTCGTCACCGGGGCCGGGAAGGGGTGTCTCACTCATGCCCCACACGATAGGCGCAGGGGCGCGGAGGCTCTTACTTAGCCCCAGGTCGTCTCAATTAGCCCTGTCCCGGCTTTGCTGCTAGCCTGGACTGACGACCGGCCGGACAGGTATGCCTCACCGCTAGCTGAACCGGCCCACAAGTGGAGGCTTCGAACTCCCACCTGACTGCCCCACGGGCGGCGGGTCACCGGTCAGGCGGTCGCTTCGCCGTTCACGGCGATGGCGTTCCGTCCGATTCTGCGCCCCGCGATCCTCGCGGCGGTGTTCCGGTAGTTCGAGGAGCCCCGCCTGTGATCGTCCGGGGCATTTTTTCTGCTTCGGTGCGGTTAGGTCTTACGGAAACAGACGTTACGCGGTTGCCCGCCAGGCCGCCGTGTGGTGCTACCGAGGAGGATCCATCAGCACCGAGCCCCGCATCAACGACCGGATTCGCGTTCCCGAGGTGCGACTTGTCGGTCCCAGCGGCGAGCAGGTCGGGATTGTCCCGCTTGCCAAGGCGCTGGAGCTTGCGCAGGAGTACGACCTGGACCTGGTCGAGGTCGCGGCGAACGCCCGTCCGCCCGTGTGCAAGCTCATGGACTACGGGAAGTTCAAGTACGAGTCGGCCATGAAGGCCCGTGAGGCGCGCAAGAACCAGGCGCACACGGTCATCAAGGAAATGAAGCTCCGGCCGAAGATCGACCCGCACGACTATGACACCAAGAAGGGTCACGTCGTCCGGTTCCTCAAGCAGGGCGACAAGGTCAAGATCACGATCATGTTCCGTGGTCGCGAGCAGTCCCGGCCCGAGCTGGGCTACCGACTGCTGCAGCGGCTCGCGGAGGACGTCCAGGACCTCGGTTTCGTGGAGTCGAACCCGAAGCAGGACGGCCGAAACATGATCATGGTTCTCGGTCCGCACAAGAAGAAGACCGAGGCGATGGCCGAGGCCCGTCAGGCGCAGGAGGCCCGCAAGGCGGATGCGAAGGCCAACCCCGGCCGCTCGCAGAACGCCGCCGAGGTCGACGCTGCCGAGGTCGACGCCGCCGAGGTAGACGCGGCCGAGGCGCCTGCCGAGGAGCCCGCCGAGGCGTGATCCCGGGGTCAACGCCCCAGGTCACAGCACCAGGGGCGCGAGTCCCAGGATGTAACCGATACAAGAGCGACGTTCTATCGTGCCCGGTTTCACGACCGGGCACCGGAACGCCACCAACGAGGAGATAACGGCGCTATGCCGAAGAACAAGACGCACAGCGGTGCCAGCAAGCGCTTCAAGGTCACCGGCTCCGGCAAGGTCCTGCGTGAGCGCGCCGGCAAGCGCCACCTGCTCGAGCACAAGTCGTCCCGTGTGACGCGTCGCCTCACCGGCAACGCCGAGATGGCCCCGGGTGACACCGCGAAGATCAAGAAGCTTCTCGGCAAGTGACACGCGGGCGCCGGCCGGCGCCCATGAGTCAGCAGTACCGGGACCCAGTCGTTTCCGGGCCGCGTGAGTCCAACCGCGGCCCCGCTACAAGGAGTTAACAAGTGGCACGCGTCAAGCGGGCAGTCAACGCCCACAAGAAGCGCCGGGCGATCCTCGAGCAGGCCTCCGGCTACCGCGGTCAGCGTTCGCGCCTCTACCGCAAGGCCAAGGAGCAGGTCACCCACTCGCTGGTCTACAACTACAACGACCGCAAGAAGCGCAAGGGCGACTTCCGTCAGCTGTGGATCCAGCGCATCAACGCCGCTGCCCGCGCCAACGGCATCACCTACAACCGCTTCATCCAGGGTCTGAAGGCCGCGAACGTCGAGGTCGACCGCAAGATCCTGGCGGAGCTGGCCGTCAACGACGCCAACGCGTTCGCGGCGCTCGTCGAGGTGGCCCAGAAGGCGCTGCCGTCGGATGTCAACGCCCCCAAGGCGGCGTGACGCTGCGCTGGCTTCGGCCGACGTGACTTGAGGACCCGCAGGCTTGAGGGCTTGCGGGTCCTGCTGTTGCCGCCCCGCCGTGTTCGGTCGCGGGCCGGTGGGGGCCGGTCGCGCAGTTCCTCCCCCAGCCTTCGGCCGGGGGGTACCCACAGCGCCCCTTACGGGGCGCTGCCCAGCCGTCTCACAAAGCCGCGGGCAGTCGTGCCGCTGGGGCGGCACGGGTGGGCGCAGCGGCACCCCGCCGACGCGGGCATGTGAAACCGTCGGCCCGGCGTCGGGTGGGCGCAGCGGCACCCCGCCGACGCGGGCATGTGAAACCGTCGGCCCGGCGGTACGAAAGCTACTGATCTCTCCGAAGGTGAACGACAAGATGCCCACCCCCGAGCTGATCTCCCCCCGTTCCGCACGTGTCGTCGCCGCCCGGCGGCTGGGGCGGCGGAACTTCCGGGGGAAGGAGCGGCTGTTCCTCGCCGAGGGGCCGCAGGCGGTGCGGGAGGCGGCCGGGCACCGGGTCGGGGACGCGGCGACCCTCGTCGAGCTGTTCGCGACCGTCGAGGCCGCGGAGCGGTACGCCGACATCGTGGGGGAGGCCAGGGCGGCCGGCGCCCGGATCCACCTCGCCGCCGAGGACGTCATCGCCGACATCTCCACCACCGTGACGCCCCAGGGGCTCGTCGGGGTCTGCCGGTTCCTGGACACGCCGTTCGCGGACATCCTCGCCGCCCGCCCCAGGCTCGTCGCCGTTCTCGCCCACGTCCGCGATCCCGGCAACGCCGGCACCGTGCTGCGGTGCGCCGACGCCGCGGGCGCGGAGGCCGTCGTACTGACCGACGCGTCCGTGGATCTGTACAACCCGAAGGCGGTGCGGGCCTCCGTCGGCTCGCACTTCCACCTGCCCGTCGCCGTCGGGGTGCCCGTCGAGGAGGCCGTCGCGGGGCTGAAGGGGGCCGGCGTGCGGATCCTCGCCGCCGACGGGGCCGGGACCGACGATCTCGACGACGAGCTGGACAAGGGCACCATGGGCGGGCCCACGGCCTGGGTGTTCGGGAACGAGGCCTGGGGGCTCCCGGAGGAGACCCGCGCGCTGGCGGACGCCGTCGTGCGCGTCCCGATCCACGGGAAGGCCGAAAGCCTGAACCTCGCCACCGCCGCCGCCGTATGTCTCTACGCATCGGCCCGTGCACAGCGCGCCTCCGGAGGGTGCCGTTCCGTCACCCTGAGCTAGTAGGGTGACCAGCTCGGGGGCCTGCTGCGCCGTCTGAGAGGTGGAGTACGGGGTATGAGTGTCGGCACCAGCAACGCGCCGGGGGGCCGCGGCACCGGACGCGTACCCGCACCCCGGCACGGCGACCTCACCGGGCTCGGCATCGACCCCGACGAGCTGCCCGACGGCCTGGTGGTCGCCGACGAACACGGTCTCGTCGTCTGCTTCAACGCCGCCGCCGCCCGCATCACCGCCACCGCCCCCGCAGACGCCCTCGGGCGGCGCCTGGAGAAGGCCCTCCCCTTAGAGGACCTGGAGGGGCGGCGCTGGTGGCAGCTCACTGATCCGTACGGCGGTCTCGCCATCCGGGTCGGCCAGCCCGAGCGCAACCTGCTGCTGCCCGGCGGCCGGGAGGTGCTGGTGTCGGCCCGCTACGTGCGGGCCGAGCCCACCGGGCCCGTCCGGCGCGTCGTCGTGTCGCTGCGGGACACCGAGGCCCGGCGCCGTACCGAACGCAGTCACGCCGAGCTGATCGCCACCGTCGCGCACGAGCTGCGGTCGCCCCTCACCTCCGTCAAGGGGTTCACGGCCACCCTGCTCGCCAAGTGGGAACGGTTCACCGACGACCAGAAACGGCTGATGCTGGAGACGGTCGACGCCGACGCCGACCGGGTCACCCGGCTCATCGCCGAGCTGCTGGACATCTCCAGGATCGACAGCGGGCGGCTGGAAGTGCGCCGGCAGCCCGTCGACATCGGCGCGGCCGTCGGACGGCACATCCAGGCCTACGTCGCCGCCGGCCAGCCCGCCGACCGCTTCCTGCTCCGGGTCGAGCAGCCGCTGCCCGGGCTGTGGGCCGACCCCGACAAGATCGACCAGGTCCTCAGCAACCTCATCGAAAATGCCGTGCGGCACGGCGAGGGAACCGTCACCATTGACATCACGGCCACGGCGTCCCCGCGCGAAGGCGAGGAAGCCGGCACGTCGGTCACGGTGAGCGACGAGGGGCCCGGCATCCCGGAGGAGTCCATGAACCGCGTCTTCACCCGCTTCTGGCGGGGCAGCAAGCGCGGCGGCACCGGCCTCGGGCTGTACATCGTCAAGGGCATCGTCGAGGCCCACGGCGGCACCATCACCGTCGGACGTGCCCCCGGCGGCGGCGCCGAGTTCCGATTTACGTTGCCCGTGAGCACGCCGGCGTATCTCGCCTGACGGCCCACGGGCTCTTCGAATACCTCCACCCCGTTAGACTCGGCCTTTGGCACCTTTGTGTCCTTCTCACGGCCCACCAACGGTCTCGGGGACCCACCGCCAGCCAAATCGGAAGCACGGGAAGAGATGTCGGCACCGAATAAGTCGTACGACCCTGTAGAGGTCGAGGCCTTGAAACCGGAAGAGATCGAGCGCATGCGGGACGAGGCGCTCGCCGCCTTCGCCGCCGCGGACTCCCTCGACGCGCTCCAGGAGGCCAAGGTCGCCCACACCGGCGGCACCTCCCCGCTGGCCCTCGCCAACCGCGAGATCGGCGCCCTGCCCCCGCACGCCAAGGCCGCCGCCGGAAAGCTGGTCGGCCAGGCCCGCGGTGCGGTGAACAAGGCCCTCGCCGGCCGTCAGGAGGAGCTGGAGGCCGAGCGTGACGCCCGGGTGCTGGTCGAGGAGGCGGTGGACGTCACACTGCCGTACGACCGCGTCCCGGCCGGCGCCCGCCACCCGCTGACCACCCTGTCCGACCGCATCGAGGACATCTTCGTGGCCATGGGCTACGAGGTCGCCGAGGGCCCGCAGGTCGAGGCCGAGTGGTTCAACTTCGACGCTCTCAACATCGGCCCGGACCACCCGGCCCGCGGCGAGGCGGACACCTTCTTCGTGCAGGGTCCCGAGGGCGGCACGGAGTCCGGTGTCGTACTGCGCACCCACACCTCCCCGGTCCAGATCCGTTCCCTGCTCGACCGCGAGCTGCCGGTGTACGTGATCTGCCCGGGCCGCGTGTACCGCACCGACGAGCTGGACGCCACGCACACCCCGGTCTTCCACCAGGTCGAGCTGCTCGCGGTGGACGAGGGCCTGACCATGTCGGACCTCAAGGGCACCCTGGACCACATGGTCCAGTCGCTGTTCGGCGAGGGCATGAAGACCCGGCTGCGGCCGAACTTCTTCCCCTTCACCGAGCCGTCCGCCGAGATGGACATGCTCTGCTACGTCTGCAAGGGCGAGTCCGTCGGCAACCCCGACCGCCCCTGCCGTACCTGCTCCTCCGAGGGCTGGATCGAGCTGGGCGGCTGCGGCATGGTCAACCCGCGGGTGCTCACCGCCTGCGGCGTCGACCCGGAGAAGTACAGCGGCTTCGCCTTCGGGTTCGGCATCGAGCGGATGCTGATGTTCCGCCACAACGTCGAGGACATGCGAGACATGGTCGAGGGTGACGTCCGGTTCACCCGGCCGTTCGGGATGGAGATCTGATGCGGGTCCCGCTTTCCTGGCTGCGGGAGTACGTCGACCTGCCGGCCACCGAGACCGGCCGCGACGTGCAGGCCAAGCTCATTTCGGCCGGTCTCGAGGTCGAGACCGTCGAGCAGCTCGGCGACGGCCTCAAGGGCCCCCTGGTGGTCGGCCGGGTGCTGACCATCGAGGAGCTGGAGGGCTTCAAGAAGCCGATCCGCTTCTGCACCGTCGACGTCGGCACCGCCAACGGCACCGGCGAGCCCCAGGAGATCGTCTGCGGCGCCCGCAACTTCGCCGTCGGCGACAAGGTCGTGGTCGTGCTCCCGGGCGCGGTGCTCCCCGGCGACTTCGCCATCGCCGCCCGCAAGACGTACGGCAGGACCTCCCACGGCATGATCTGCTCCAGCGGCGAGCTGGGCATGGGCGACGACGGCAGCCACGGCATCATCGTGCTGCCGCCGGAGACCGAGGTCGGCAAGGACGCCATCGAGCTCCTGGAGCTGGTCGACGAGGTCCTGGACATCGCCGTCACCGCCAACCGCGGCGACTGCCTGTCCATCCGCGGCGTGGCCCGCGAGACCGCCATCGCCTACGGCCTGCCGCTGCGCGACCCGGCCCTGATCGACGTGCCCGGCCCGAACGCCTTCGGCTACCCGGTCCAGGTCTCCGACCCGCTCGGCTGCGACCGCTTCACCGCGCGCACCGTCACCGGCCTGAGCCCCGAGGCCCGCTCCCCGATCTGGCTCCAGCGCCGCCTGCAGAAGGTCGGCATGCGCCCGATCTCCCTCGCCGTCGACGTCACCAACTACGTGATGATGGAGCTCGGCCAGCCGCTGCACGCCTACGACCGCACGCTGGTCCAGGGCACCATCGGCGTCCGCCGGGCGGCCGAGGGCGAGAAGATCGTCACCCTCGACGGCGTCGAACGGCAGCTGCACGCCGAGGACCTGGTCATCACCGACGACCGCGGCCCGATCGGCCTCGCGGGCGTCATGGGCGGCGCCAACACCGAGATCGCCGACCACGCCGACGTGGAGAACGCCACGACCGACGTGGTCATCGAGGCGGCCCACTTCGACGCCGTCGCCATCGCGCGCACCGCCCGCCGGCACAAGCTCTCCTCCGAGGCCTCCCGCCGCTTCGAGCGCGGTGTCGACCCGCAGGCCGCGGCCGCCGCCGCGCAGCGCACGGTCGACCTGCTGGTGCTGCTCGCCGGCGGCACCGCCGAGGCCGGCGTCACCGAGGTCATCACGCCGTCCGCGCCGCACACCATCACGGTCGCGGCGGACCACCCGGACAAGGT
Coding sequences within:
- a CDS encoding ATP-binding protein; this encodes MSVGTSNAPGGRGTGRVPAPRHGDLTGLGIDPDELPDGLVVADEHGLVVCFNAAAARITATAPADALGRRLEKALPLEDLEGRRWWQLTDPYGGLAIRVGQPERNLLLPGGREVLVSARYVRAEPTGPVRRVVVSLRDTEARRRTERSHAELIATVAHELRSPLTSVKGFTATLLAKWERFTDDQKRLMLETVDADADRVTRLIAELLDISRIDSGRLEVRRQPVDIGAAVGRHIQAYVAAGQPADRFLLRVEQPLPGLWADPDKIDQVLSNLIENAVRHGEGTVTIDITATASPREGEEAGTSVTVSDEGPGIPEESMNRVFTRFWRGSKRGGTGLGLYIVKGIVEAHGGTITVGRAPGGGAEFRFTLPVSTPAYLA
- the pheS gene encoding phenylalanine--tRNA ligase subunit alpha; translated protein: MSAPNKSYDPVEVEALKPEEIERMRDEALAAFAAADSLDALQEAKVAHTGGTSPLALANREIGALPPHAKAAAGKLVGQARGAVNKALAGRQEELEAERDARVLVEEAVDVTLPYDRVPAGARHPLTTLSDRIEDIFVAMGYEVAEGPQVEAEWFNFDALNIGPDHPARGEADTFFVQGPEGGTESGVVLRTHTSPVQIRSLLDRELPVYVICPGRVYRTDELDATHTPVFHQVELLAVDEGLTMSDLKGTLDHMVQSLFGEGMKTRLRPNFFPFTEPSAEMDMLCYVCKGESVGNPDRPCRTCSSEGWIELGGCGMVNPRVLTACGVDPEKYSGFAFGFGIERMLMFRHNVEDMRDMVEGDVRFTRPFGMEI
- a CDS encoding SseB family protein; amino-acid sequence: MANKNIPDSGYSDDDGSADPRLAAALAAWAADRGAVGPVLEALKGARLLVPVVAVLGEAEEDENGLRRDKTSDMAVPTLKAGHRTALPAFTSTEALARWDPAARPVAVPLHQALQAAAHEKADTVVLDLSGPVPFELSGAALLALAEGRTTTDPLADPAVVRAVRAAVAAEPAVLRAHLGPGTADGTLALVLDQAAAPPAEAARAVAERLAADETLRARLVRGLDLALLPAGTTPPGEPLYVRD
- the mycP gene encoding type VII secretion-associated serine protease mycosin, which encodes MKRRATGAAVSLLLAGSLALLPSTTAYADSIRAQQWGLSALHLDEAWRTTKGRGVTVAVLDTGVEADHPDLAGNVLAAKDMIGFGAGPGDRDWARHGTAMAGIIAGHGHGVGNGDGVMGVAPEAKILPVRVILEDGDSARAKARSTRGDALAEGIRWAADHGADVINLSLGDDSDSAHPEPSEDEAIQYALKKDVVVVASAGNGGDKGDHISYPAAYPGVIAATAVDKFGTRAGFSTRRWYATVSAPGVDIVIADPDHKYYEGWGTSAASAFVSGAVALIKAAHPGLTPAQIKKLLENTARDAPAGGRDDSRGFGMIDPAAAIKSASGLKTQSLTSASYSKKYFGSGPDPEQSSTGATDWAAPLAGGSGGVLLVAAVALWRGRRRTP
- a CDS encoding serine hydrolase, translating into MESPRATSGSRRARRRARPPRRGLLYVSLATVAVVGATAAGTVYVKAHAGDNTVSSAASPAPSSSAPASGEASVEPVARPAVDRDAVLSSALGKVTVPSGAEVSAAVLDLDSGDSAVHGDSAFDTASIVKVDILATLLLQAQDAGRHLTATEKAYATKMIENSDNTSASRLWEVIGKAAGLDAANKRFGLTSTEGGDGALWGLTQTTAADQLTLLQQVFGDDSKLSEASRAYIQGLMKTVEPDQRWGVSAAADGSRYALKNGWLARSTTGLWDVNSIGRVTVGGTEYLVAVLSKGTVSQAGGVSLVEAAAKAAVGSFTESTQSSESSESAPASASQ
- the rplT gene encoding 50S ribosomal protein L20; the encoded protein is MARVKRAVNAHKKRRAILEQASGYRGQRSRLYRKAKEQVTHSLVYNYNDRKKRKGDFRQLWIQRINAAARANGITYNRFIQGLKAANVEVDRKILAELAVNDANAFAALVEVAQKALPSDVNAPKAA
- the pheT gene encoding phenylalanine--tRNA ligase subunit beta; the protein is MRVPLSWLREYVDLPATETGRDVQAKLISAGLEVETVEQLGDGLKGPLVVGRVLTIEELEGFKKPIRFCTVDVGTANGTGEPQEIVCGARNFAVGDKVVVVLPGAVLPGDFAIAARKTYGRTSHGMICSSGELGMGDDGSHGIIVLPPETEVGKDAIELLELVDEVLDIAVTANRGDCLSIRGVARETAIAYGLPLRDPALIDVPGPNAFGYPVQVSDPLGCDRFTARTVTGLSPEARSPIWLQRRLQKVGMRPISLAVDVTNYVMMELGQPLHAYDRTLVQGTIGVRRAAEGEKIVTLDGVERQLHAEDLVITDDRGPIGLAGVMGGANTEIADHADVENATTDVVIEAAHFDAVAIARTARRHKLSSEASRRFERGVDPQAAAAAAQRTVDLLVLLAGGTAEAGVTEVITPSAPHTITVAADHPDKVAGVEYGRETVVRRLQEVGCDVYGQDELLVTVPSWRPDLLEQNDLAEEVIRLEGYENLPSTLPKPPSGRGLTHRQRLHRRVGRALAGAGYVEAPNYPFVSEQVFDQLGLAADDPARRVVRLTNPLNDEEPALRTSLLPGLLGALRRNDGRGAHDLALFETGLVFLPRAEQGVAGHLPVDRRPTDAELAALDAVLPEQPRHVAVVLAGAREQAGWWGKGRPADWADAVEAGRTVAREAGAELVVRSGQYGPWHPGRCAELVVVADDGAERIVGHAGELHPRVVKALGLPARTSAMELNLDALEQVGDGTPQAPSISTFPVATQDVALVVDKTVPAAEVEAALREGAGDLLEAIRLFDVYVNDEQLGDGKKSLAYALRFRAGDRTLTVDEASAARDAAVALAGGRTGAVLRG
- the infC gene encoding translation initiation factor IF-3, which encodes MWCYRGGSISTEPRINDRIRVPEVRLVGPSGEQVGIVPLAKALELAQEYDLDLVEVAANARPPVCKLMDYGKFKYESAMKAREARKNQAHTVIKEMKLRPKIDPHDYDTKKGHVVRFLKQGDKVKITIMFRGREQSRPELGYRLLQRLAEDVQDLGFVESNPKQDGRNMIMVLGPHKKKTEAMAEARQAQEARKADAKANPGRSQNAAEVDAAEVDAAEVDAAEAPAEEPAEA
- the rpmI gene encoding 50S ribosomal protein L35, which gives rise to MPKNKTHSGASKRFKVTGSGKVLRERAGKRHLLEHKSSRVTRRLTGNAEMAPGDTAKIKKLLGK
- a CDS encoding RNA methyltransferase yields the protein MPTPELISPRSARVVAARRLGRRNFRGKERLFLAEGPQAVREAAGHRVGDAATLVELFATVEAAERYADIVGEARAAGARIHLAAEDVIADISTTVTPQGLVGVCRFLDTPFADILAARPRLVAVLAHVRDPGNAGTVLRCADAAGAEAVVLTDASVDLYNPKAVRASVGSHFHLPVAVGVPVEEAVAGLKGAGVRILAADGAGTDDLDDELDKGTMGGPTAWVFGNEAWGLPEETRALADAVVRVPIHGKAESLNLATAAAVCLYASARAQRASGGCRSVTLS
- a CDS encoding DUF1844 domain-containing protein; translated protein: MSETPLPGPGDDAGQPDFDEMTRDIAEVPAVEVIVTVAVNLMSAAAVKLGLTEEGDKYKDLDEARKLVTALAGLLDASTTEISSFHAAPLRDGLKSLQLAFREASIVPDEPGQGPGEKYTGPVYG